The Kordia sp. SMS9 genome window below encodes:
- a CDS encoding PQQ-dependent sugar dehydrogenase, giving the protein MKRKIHLLLALVFPILMCAQGVLLNPFANGFTRPVDIKHANDSRLFIVEQDGIIKILNPDGTTNATPFLDIDARVRSTGNEQGLLGLAFDPNYTINNRFYVNYINNSGDTVIARFTTSANPNIADDTSEEILLTISQPYINHNGGCMAFGNDGFLYIAIGDGGSAGDPQNFAQNLQSLLGKILRIDVSGATGYTIPPSNPFVGSNAGLDEIWSYGLRNPWKMSFDSDNGELWIGDVGQSNREEINNVPIVNAGYNFGWKCYEGNAIFDTSGCPPIATIAFPVSEYNYGGTPFRCAITGGYVYRGSMYPNIQGWYIFADYCSNEVGTLEPSIMGNGWNMNMNHIGFNANLSTFGEDMNKEMYAAGLSDGVIYQVYDPTLSIAENSLETNYQLYPNPVSDYFQIRNQNAASQIKEVMIFSLDGSFISTTTILTENQKITTNQLAKGMYVVQLISNNDAVSYHKFVKN; this is encoded by the coding sequence ATGAAAAGAAAAATACACCTATTATTAGCATTGGTATTTCCAATATTAATGTGCGCTCAAGGAGTGCTATTAAATCCTTTTGCTAACGGATTCACAAGACCTGTCGATATCAAACATGCCAATGATTCACGATTATTCATCGTAGAACAAGATGGTATTATTAAAATTTTAAATCCTGATGGAACTACAAACGCAACACCTTTTTTAGATATTGATGCACGTGTTCGTTCTACCGGAAATGAACAAGGTTTGCTCGGTTTGGCATTTGATCCAAATTACACTATAAACAACCGTTTTTATGTAAATTACATCAACAATAGCGGCGATACGGTCATTGCACGGTTTACGACTTCTGCCAATCCAAACATTGCTGATGATACCTCTGAAGAAATTTTATTAACGATTTCACAACCATACATCAACCACAACGGCGGTTGTATGGCATTTGGAAACGATGGCTTTTTATACATTGCAATCGGTGATGGCGGAAGCGCGGGCGATCCACAAAATTTTGCGCAAAACCTACAATCACTTCTAGGAAAAATTTTACGCATTGATGTAAGCGGCGCAACTGGCTATACAATTCCTCCAAGCAATCCGTTTGTGGGAAGTAACGCAGGTTTGGATGAAATTTGGTCGTATGGACTTCGAAATCCTTGGAAAATGTCCTTTGACAGTGACAATGGCGAATTGTGGATTGGTGATGTGGGACAAAGCAACAGAGAAGAAATCAACAATGTTCCGATAGTAAATGCTGGTTATAATTTTGGTTGGAAATGTTATGAAGGAAACGCTATATTCGACACTTCTGGTTGTCCACCTATCGCCACCATTGCATTTCCCGTAAGCGAATATAATTACGGCGGCACGCCTTTTCGTTGCGCCATTACAGGTGGTTATGTTTACAGAGGAAGCATGTACCCAAACATACAAGGCTGGTATATTTTCGCAGATTATTGCAGTAATGAAGTCGGTACTTTAGAGCCATCTATCATGGGCAATGGATGGAACATGAACATGAATCATATTGGCTTTAATGCAAACCTTTCTACGTTTGGAGAAGATATGAACAAAGAAATGTATGCCGCAGGATTATCCGATGGCGTTATATATCAAGTATACGATCCAACGTTGAGCATTGCTGAAAATTCTTTGGAGACCAACTATCAATTGTATCCAAATCCTGTAAGCGACTATTTTCAGATTCGCAATCAAAACGCAGCTTCTCAAATTAAAGAAGTCATGATATTTTCTCTTGATGGAAGCTTCATCTCAACAACCACAATTTTGACTGAAAATCAAAAAATTACCACAAATCAATTGGCAAAAGGAATGTATGTTGTGCAACTAATTTCAAATAATGATGCCGTTTCCTATCATAAATTCGTCAAAAATTAG
- a CDS encoding low molecular weight protein-tyrosine-phosphatase translates to MKTKILMVCLGNICRSPLAEGILASKLDPTKFEVDSAGTAGYHVGALPDKRSIAIAKQYGLDITYQRSRKFVKSDFQTFDYIFAMDQSNYDNILALAEMETDQAKIHMILNQITPNSNAEVPDPYYGGDQGFENVYRMLEEACSIFAEKIS, encoded by the coding sequence ATGAAGACTAAAATTTTAATGGTATGCTTAGGGAATATTTGTCGATCTCCTTTAGCGGAAGGAATTTTAGCGTCTAAACTCGATCCTACGAAGTTTGAAGTCGATTCCGCTGGAACCGCAGGATATCATGTTGGCGCACTTCCAGACAAACGCTCAATTGCGATCGCGAAACAATATGGACTAGACATTACCTACCAACGATCGAGAAAGTTCGTTAAAAGCGATTTTCAAACGTTTGATTACATCTTTGCGATGGATCAATCGAACTATGATAACATCCTCGCTTTGGCGGAAATGGAAACAGATCAAGCAAAAATACACATGATTCTCAACCAAATTACACCAAACTCAAATGCTGAAGTTCCCGATCCATATTACGGCGGCGATCAAGGATTTGAGAACGTGTATCGAATGTTAGAAGAAGCTTGCAGCATTTTCGCTGAGAAAATTTCATAA
- the dnaA gene encoding chromosomal replication initiator protein DnaA: MNVTAQSVWDNCLSFIKDNIQPQAYKTWFEPIKPVKLTNKALSIQVPSKFFYEWLEEHYVKLLKVALVKELGNNARLVYIIKMENTYGNKKPFTEKIPSANRSNVKAQEIDVPIKNKSPELKNPFIIPGIRNVKIESQLNPNYNFDNFLEGDSNRLARSAGMAVANKPGGTSFNPLLIFGGVGLGKTHIAHAIGVEIKDKYPEKTVLYISAEKFTQQYIESVKKNTRNDFIHFYQLIDVLIIDDVQFFSGKSGTQDVFFHIFNHLHQNGKQVILTSDKAPVDMQDIEQRLLSRFKWGLSAELQTPDFETRVSIVKNKLYRDGVEMPNDIIEYVAKNIKSNVRELEGAIISLIAQSSFNKKEVTIDLAKQVVEKFVKNTKREVSIDYIQKVVSDYFQMDVSTLQSKTRKRHIVQARQLAMFFAKKFTKASLASIGSQIGKRDHATVLHACKTVDNLSSTDKQFRKYVEDLTKKLSL, encoded by the coding sequence ATGAATGTAACTGCGCAATCAGTATGGGATAACTGTCTGTCTTTCATAAAGGACAACATTCAACCGCAAGCATATAAGACTTGGTTTGAGCCTATAAAGCCTGTAAAGTTAACAAATAAAGCGTTAAGCATTCAAGTTCCCAGTAAGTTTTTTTATGAGTGGCTTGAAGAGCATTATGTGAAGTTATTAAAAGTAGCTTTAGTGAAAGAATTGGGGAATAATGCACGATTAGTGTATATCATTAAAATGGAAAATACCTATGGCAATAAAAAGCCATTCACAGAAAAAATTCCAAGTGCCAATAGAAGCAATGTGAAAGCACAAGAAATTGATGTTCCTATCAAAAATAAAAGTCCTGAACTGAAAAATCCATTCATCATTCCTGGCATCAGAAATGTAAAGATTGAATCTCAGTTAAATCCAAATTATAATTTTGATAATTTCCTAGAAGGAGATTCCAATCGTCTAGCGCGTTCTGCAGGAATGGCAGTTGCCAACAAACCTGGTGGAACTTCTTTTAATCCACTCTTAATTTTTGGTGGTGTTGGTTTAGGAAAAACTCACATTGCGCATGCAATTGGTGTCGAAATCAAAGATAAATATCCAGAAAAAACGGTGTTGTACATTTCTGCAGAGAAATTTACACAACAATATATAGAGTCTGTAAAAAAGAATACACGAAACGATTTTATCCACTTTTATCAGTTGATTGATGTACTAATCATTGATGATGTACAATTCTTCTCTGGGAAATCTGGAACGCAAGATGTATTCTTTCACATTTTCAATCACTTACACCAAAATGGAAAGCAAGTGATTTTAACGTCTGACAAAGCTCCTGTAGACATGCAAGATATTGAGCAACGCTTATTATCTCGTTTTAAATGGGGACTTTCTGCCGAATTGCAAACACCCGATTTTGAAACACGTGTTTCTATCGTAAAAAATAAATTATATCGCGATGGCGTGGAAATGCCAAACGACATTATTGAATATGTTGCCAAAAACATCAAATCGAATGTGCGTGAGTTAGAAGGTGCCATCATTTCATTGATTGCGCAATCTTCTTTCAATAAAAAAGAAGTGACGATTGATTTGGCGAAACAAGTTGTTGAAAAATTCGTCAAGAATACAAAACGTGAAGTTTCTATAGATTATATCCAAAAAGTAGTATCTGACTATTTCCAGATGGATGTTTCTACCTTACAATCAAAAACACGCAAACGTCATATTGTACAAGCGAGACAATTAGCCATGTTTTTTGCAAAAAAATTCACCAAAGCTTCCTTAGCAAGTATTGGTTCTCAAATTGGAAAGCGCGATCACGCGACAGTATTACACGCTTGCAAAACGGTTGATAATTTATCGTCTACAGACAAGCAATTTCGCAAGTACGTAGAAGACTTAACGAAGAAACTTTCGTTGTAA
- a CDS encoding thioesterase family protein — translation MRSHEIKTRIRYAETDQMGVVYHGNYVQFMEMGRTEWLRTLGISYKEMEEMGVMLPVISIQINYKKSAYYDEVLTVKTTLKKLPSVKIEFDYIILNESKEIITEANAVLAFINMETKRPMKCPAHLIEKLSTIDFNAS, via the coding sequence TTGAGAAGTCACGAAATAAAAACAAGAATTCGCTATGCTGAAACCGATCAAATGGGTGTTGTATATCATGGTAACTATGTGCAATTCATGGAAATGGGGAGAACTGAATGGTTGCGCACACTAGGAATCTCATATAAAGAGATGGAGGAAATGGGCGTCATGCTTCCTGTAATTTCTATTCAGATCAATTATAAAAAGTCTGCGTATTATGACGAGGTGTTGACGGTAAAAACCACACTTAAAAAATTGCCGTCGGTTAAGATCGAATTTGACTACATAATTTTGAACGAAAGTAAGGAAATTATTACAGAAGCGAATGCGGTTTTGGCATTCATAAATATGGAGACTAAAAGACCTATGAAATGTCCTGCGCATTTGATCGAAAAATTATCGACGATTGACTTTAATGCATCCTAA
- a CDS encoding N-acetyltransferase, whose product MVITEIITGKKHRVQITPIIHDDYRTITKARYFFNWKQEKNFEVYKLCTVTSNDILGLISLERIPSEWRVHIRLLTVSVENCGKKKKFGQIAGNLLTFAAKIAILEYAELACVSLRPKTEIAQHYINSYNMTSTGLTLSIEMPEIIHLINRFDHD is encoded by the coding sequence ATGGTCATAACTGAAATAATAACGGGGAAAAAGCATCGTGTTCAAATAACACCTATCATTCATGACGATTATCGTACCATAACTAAAGCGCGTTACTTTTTCAATTGGAAACAAGAAAAGAACTTTGAAGTCTATAAATTATGTACCGTAACTTCAAATGATATCTTAGGTTTGATTTCCTTAGAACGAATTCCAAGTGAATGGCGTGTGCATATTCGATTGCTTACTGTTTCTGTTGAAAACTGTGGGAAAAAGAAGAAATTTGGTCAAATTGCAGGAAACTTGCTCACATTTGCAGCAAAAATAGCCATCTTAGAATATGCTGAACTTGCTTGCGTTTCTTTGCGTCCGAAAACAGAAATCGCGCAACATTATATTAACAGTTATAATATGACGTCAACTGGGCTTACACTCAGTATTGAAATGCCAGAAATTATACATTTGATAAACCGATTTGATCATGACTAA
- a CDS encoding YigZ family protein: protein MKDTYKTIDKPSEEVLFKDRNSKFFGYAFPVSNEDDIKQQLEALKKSHHSARHWCYAWQLGKSEPFRFRANDDGEPSNSAGMPIYGQIQSFEVTNILIVVVRYFGGTKLGVGGLINAYRTGAQLALEASEILEKTINVEYLLVFDYKNMNKVMRVIKERNLTIISQKLEMDCRITISVRKKDAQQIFELFENLYEISIEEIE, encoded by the coding sequence ATGAAAGACACCTACAAAACCATTGACAAACCTTCGGAAGAAGTGTTGTTTAAAGATCGAAATAGTAAATTTTTCGGCTATGCGTTTCCGGTTTCCAATGAAGACGACATTAAGCAACAGTTGGAAGCGTTGAAGAAAAGTCACCATTCGGCGCGACATTGGTGTTATGCGTGGCAATTGGGAAAAAGTGAACCGTTTCGTTTTCGTGCCAACGACGATGGCGAACCTTCTAACAGTGCTGGCATGCCGATTTATGGACAAATTCAGTCGTTTGAAGTCACCAATATTCTCATTGTCGTGGTTCGTTATTTTGGAGGTACGAAACTAGGTGTCGGCGGATTGATCAATGCATACAGAACTGGCGCGCAACTAGCGCTAGAAGCTTCTGAAATTCTTGAAAAAACCATCAATGTAGAGTATTTGCTTGTGTTTGATTATAAAAACATGAACAAAGTCATGCGTGTCATCAAAGAGCGAAACTTAACTATCATTTCACAAAAATTAGAAATGGATTGCAGAATTACCATTTCGGTGCGTAAAAAAGATGCCCAACAGATTTTTGAGTTATTTGAGAATTTGTATGAAATTTCGATTGAGGAAATTGAATAA
- a CDS encoding DMT family transporter: MIYLILSVCISSSLFVIFKLFDKFQINTFQAIVVNYLTAFCCGFFFYRNGMTVTEITQRPWILGSVILGFLFIAIFIVMATTAQRNGLSVASVASKMSVVIPVVFAVIVYQEKLSLLKISGILLALLAVYLTTVKNDGNTFERKKLLFPILLFLGSGVIDTAIKYIETKYLAAGEVPIFSSTVFGCAFIIGIVVAIIRGNLKITGKTILGGIALGIPNFYSIIFLLKALRPENLGDSSTVFPINNVAIVMLSTIFGIILFKEKLITKNWIGIGIAIVSIAMIAVSV; this comes from the coding sequence TTGATATACCTCATCCTAAGTGTCTGCATTTCGAGTTCGTTATTTGTCATTTTTAAACTGTTTGACAAATTTCAAATCAACACCTTTCAAGCGATTGTTGTCAATTATTTAACGGCTTTTTGTTGCGGATTTTTCTTTTACAGAAACGGAATGACTGTTACCGAAATTACACAACGCCCGTGGATTCTCGGTTCCGTAATTTTAGGGTTTTTATTCATTGCAATTTTTATAGTAATGGCAACCACAGCGCAACGCAACGGACTTTCGGTAGCTTCTGTGGCAAGTAAAATGTCGGTGGTGATTCCTGTCGTTTTTGCAGTGATCGTGTATCAAGAAAAATTGAGTTTGCTAAAAATTTCGGGTATTCTTTTGGCGTTGTTAGCGGTCTATTTAACCACTGTTAAAAACGATGGCAATACCTTTGAACGTAAAAAGTTGCTCTTCCCTATCCTACTCTTTTTAGGCTCTGGCGTTATTGATACTGCGATCAAATATATAGAAACCAAATATTTGGCCGCAGGGGAAGTTCCTATCTTTTCATCGACAGTTTTTGGTTGTGCGTTTATCATTGGAATTGTAGTAGCAATTATTCGTGGAAACTTAAAAATTACAGGTAAAACCATTTTGGGAGGCATTGCACTTGGAATCCCAAATTTCTATTCGATTATATTTTTATTAAAAGCACTCAGACCTGAAAACTTGGGCGATAGTTCAACCGTATTTCCCATAAACAATGTCGCAATTGTGATGTTATCGACTATCTTTGGAATTATCTTATTTAAAGAAAAACTCATCACCAAAAATTGGATCGGCATTGGCATTGCGATTGTTAGTATTGCGATGATTGCGGTTTCGGTGTAA
- a CDS encoding HAD family phosphatase, protein MIKNIIFDYGDIFINLDKPATQRELDKLGIDDFTTEMMEKNQAYEKGLISTEEFVNFYHAQFPETTKKDLIDAWNAILKDFPKHRMEFIQKLAKDNNYRLFILSNTNDLHISWIQEDWGMELYNEFKNCFEQFYLSHEIHFRKPNVDIYEFVLNENNLKPEETIFIDDTKENTDAAATLGIHVWNLIPGKEDIVDIFTHKQSLF, encoded by the coding sequence ATGATTAAAAATATAATTTTCGATTACGGCGATATCTTTATCAATTTGGACAAACCTGCCACACAGCGCGAGTTGGACAAGTTAGGCATTGACGATTTCACAACCGAAATGATGGAAAAAAATCAAGCGTATGAAAAAGGATTAATTTCAACAGAAGAATTTGTAAATTTTTATCACGCACAATTTCCGGAAACTACCAAAAAAGATTTAATTGATGCGTGGAATGCGATTTTAAAAGACTTTCCAAAACATCGTATGGAGTTCATTCAAAAATTAGCAAAAGACAACAACTATCGCCTTTTTATATTAAGCAACACAAACGATTTGCACATTTCGTGGATTCAAGAAGATTGGGGGATGGAGTTGTATAATGAGTTTAAAAATTGTTTTGAACAATTCTATTTATCGCACGAAATTCATTTTCGAAAACCTAACGTGGACATTTACGAATTTGTGTTGAATGAAAACAATTTAAAACCCGAAGAAACTATTTTTATTGACGATACCAAAGAAAATACAGATGCAGCGGCAACGCTCGGAATTCACGTTTGGAATTTGATCCCTGGCAAAGAAGATATTGTTGATATATTCACACACAAACAATCATTATTTTGA
- the ribD gene encoding bifunctional diaminohydroxyphosphoribosylaminopyrimidine deaminase/5-amino-6-(5-phosphoribosylamino)uracil reductase RibD — protein MTNTHKTYMKRCLQLAANGVSAAMPNPSVGAVIVHNETIIGEGYTSAYGGNHAEVNAVASVKDKSLLKEATIYVSLEPCSHFGKTPPCSNLIIKHQIPKVVIGTIDPFAKVAGKGIEKLKDAGCEVTLGVLRDECIASNKRFFTFHQHKRPYIILKWAQTQDGFMDKIRHENDPVQPNWITNTYARQLVHKWRSEETAILVGTNTAITDNPKLNTRDWFGNNPVRIVLDRSLRIPESYALFDPLVKTIVLTEQTKASTENVLFETIDFSQNLAQQICNVLYNNELQSVIIEGGKQTLQTFIDANLWDEARVFTGNISFEKGIEVPILQGKLQSNTTILDNSLDIYTND, from the coding sequence ATGACAAACACGCACAAAACCTATATGAAACGTTGTTTGCAGTTGGCTGCGAATGGTGTATCGGCTGCCATGCCCAACCCTTCCGTGGGCGCTGTAATTGTGCACAATGAAACGATTATTGGCGAAGGATATACAAGTGCATACGGCGGAAATCATGCCGAAGTGAACGCGGTTGCTTCTGTTAAAGACAAATCCTTATTAAAAGAAGCTACTATTTATGTTTCGTTAGAACCGTGCAGTCATTTTGGGAAAACGCCTCCATGTAGCAATTTAATCATCAAGCATCAAATTCCAAAAGTGGTGATTGGCACGATAGATCCGTTTGCAAAAGTGGCAGGAAAAGGTATTGAAAAGCTAAAAGATGCAGGTTGTGAAGTCACTTTGGGTGTATTAAGAGATGAATGCATCGCTTCCAACAAACGATTTTTCACCTTTCATCAGCACAAACGTCCATACATTATTTTGAAATGGGCGCAAACACAAGATGGTTTTATGGATAAAATTCGCCATGAAAACGATCCGGTACAACCCAATTGGATTACCAATACTTATGCGCGTCAGTTGGTTCATAAATGGCGCAGTGAAGAAACGGCAATTTTGGTGGGAACAAATACGGCAATTACAGACAATCCGAAATTAAATACACGCGATTGGTTTGGCAACAATCCTGTGCGAATTGTGTTGGACAGAAGTTTGCGAATTCCTGAAAGTTATGCACTGTTTGATCCATTAGTAAAAACGATTGTATTGACGGAACAAACGAAAGCTTCTACAGAAAATGTGCTTTTTGAAACGATTGATTTCTCTCAAAACCTGGCACAACAAATCTGTAACGTGTTATACAATAACGAGTTACAATCTGTAATTATTGAAGGCGGCAAACAAACGTTGCAAACTTTTATTGATGCCAATTTGTGGGATGAAGCGCGTGTATTTACAGGAAATATTTCTTTCGAAAAAGGAATTGAAGTGCCTATTTTACAAGGAAAGTTACAATCCAACACCACAATTTTAGACAATTCATTAGACATTTACACGAATGATTAA
- a CDS encoding pentapeptide repeat-containing protein, which yields MSQEFYQDQTFTQIDYTQQTFPKGEYDHCTFVNCKFENVDMAAMTFLECTFDTCDVTNAKVKSTSFNVVDFVNSKLLGVNFSVCKDFMLSLTFKECNLELASFAELNLKEITFSGSNLQKVDFTSTNLESATFDDCDVKGAIFEQTNLQKADFTSARNYTIDPTQNRLKKAKFSRSEVHGLLAKFDVTIV from the coding sequence ATGAGTCAAGAATTCTATCAAGATCAAACTTTTACACAAATTGATTATACACAACAAACATTTCCGAAGGGCGAATACGACCATTGCACGTTTGTCAATTGCAAATTTGAAAATGTAGATATGGCAGCAATGACGTTTTTAGAATGTACGTTTGACACCTGCGATGTAACCAATGCAAAAGTGAAAAGCACCTCGTTCAACGTAGTCGATTTTGTGAATAGTAAGTTGTTAGGTGTAAATTTTAGTGTGTGCAAAGATTTTATGTTGTCGCTCACGTTTAAAGAATGCAATTTGGAATTGGCGTCCTTTGCGGAATTGAATTTGAAAGAAATCACATTTAGCGGAAGCAATTTGCAAAAAGTAGACTTTACTTCGACGAATTTGGAAAGTGCTACATTTGATGATTGCGATGTAAAAGGAGCTATTTTTGAGCAAACCAATTTGCAAAAAGCAGATTTTACGTCAGCACGTAATTACACGATTGATCCGACACAGAATCGGCTTAAAAAAGCGAAATTCTCCCGTTCGGAAGTTCATGGTTTGCTGGCGAAGTTTGATGTTACGATAGTTTAG
- a CDS encoding GNAT family N-acetyltransferase gives MNIRKIQPEDNAAMAACIRLVIPEFDMPKVGTAYEDPETDVMFESYQGEREVYYVIEEDGEVLGGGGIKQLRDNPPHVCELQKMYFFPKTRGKGYGKILFAKCLEAAKEFGYSQCYLESSPKFKAAIHIYELFGFKHLDKPLGATGHYSCDVWMLKDL, from the coding sequence ATGAACATCAGAAAAATACAACCAGAAGACAATGCAGCAATGGCAGCCTGCATTCGCTTGGTGATTCCGGAGTTTGACATGCCAAAAGTGGGCACAGCGTACGAAGATCCCGAAACGGATGTCATGTTTGAATCCTATCAAGGCGAACGCGAAGTTTATTATGTAATTGAAGAAGATGGAGAAGTGCTTGGCGGCGGTGGAATAAAGCAGTTACGTGACAATCCTCCGCATGTGTGTGAGTTACAGAAAATGTATTTTTTTCCGAAAACCCGAGGAAAAGGCTACGGAAAAATCTTGTTTGCCAAATGTTTGGAAGCAGCAAAAGAATTTGGATACTCGCAGTGTTACTTAGAATCGTCCCCAAAATTTAAAGCTGCCATTCACATTTATGAACTTTTCGGATTTAAGCATTTGGACAAACCCTTAGGTGCGACAGGACATTATTCTTGCGATGTGTGGATGTTGAAAGATTTATAG